ACCTGGTCACCGCCGTGCTGATCGGCCTGGTGCTCGCCGGCTTCTTCGCCCTCCAGCAGACCGCGCGGGCGGCGAGCTTCGACGAGATGCCGCTCGACGAGGCCGACCACACCGACGAGGAGCGCTCCCTGGCCGACGAGCAGATCGTCGCCTACCGGATCGACGGGCCGCTGTTCTTCGCGGTGGCCCACGACTTCCTGCTCGAGCTCGCCGACGTCACCCGGGTGCGGGTGGTCGTGCTCCGGCTCTCCCACGTGACCACGATCGACGCCACCGGTGCCCACGTGCTGGCCGACACGGTGAACCGGCTGGAACGCCGCAAGATCACCGTGCTGCTCTCGGGGGTACGCCCCCAGCACGAGCGGGTGCTGCGCGAGCTCGGCGTCTACGAGCGACTCGCCCACGAGCGGCACATCTTCGCGACCACCCCCGAGGCCATCGCCCACGCCCGCGTCCACGCGTCGCGGGTGCCGCACGACCCGGCGTCGGCGTAGGTCTCAGGCGACCTGCAGGGACCGCTTCGACAGGCCCATCCAGAAGCCCTCGAACAGCTGCTCGCCGGGCACCTCCGGATCGGTCGACGCGCCCAGGGTCACGAAGAGCGGCGTGTAGTGCTCCACCGTCGGGTGCGCGTAGGGCATGCCCGGCGCCTTCGACTGGTACGACGCCAGCGTGTCGACGTCGCCCCGGGCCAGCGCCTCGCCGGCCCAGGCGTCGAACTCCGTCGACCACCCGGGGGCGGCCGCGTCGATCCGGAACTCGGTGAGGAACGGCAGGCCGTGGGTGAGGAAGCCGGAGCCGATGATCAGCACGCCCTCGTCCCGCAGGGGCCGCAGCGTCTGACCCAGCGCCAGCAGCCGGGCCGGGTCCGAGGTGGGCAGGGACATCTGGAGCACCGGGATGTCGCCGTCGGGGTACATGATTTTCAGCGGCACCCAGGCGCCGTGGTCCAGCCCCCGGCTGGCGTGCTGGTGCACCGGCTCGCCGGCCGGCATCATCGCCGCCACCCCCTGGGCCAGCGCGGTGGCCGGTGGGGTGCGGTAGGTCATCCGGTAGTAGCGCTCGGCGAAGCCACCGAAGTCGTAGACCAGCGGGGCGCCGTCGGCGCTGAGCATCACCGGCGCGGACTCCCAGTGGGCGCTGACGATCAGGATCGCCTTCGGGCGGGGGAGATCCGCGGCCAGGCCCGCCAGCTGGCTCGACCACAGCGGGTCGTCGAGCAGGGGCGGGGCACCGTGGCCGAGGTAGAGGGCAGGCATCCGGTCGCTCATGTCACTCCCAATGGTTGCAGATTCAACTTTATTCCGCGAGAGGTGGCAGGGACCAGTCCACGGGTGGGGCGCCCTGGTCCTCCAGCAGCCGGTTCACCCGGGAGAACGGCCGGGAGCCGAAGAAGCCGCGCGAGGCCGACAGGGGCGAGGGGTGTGCGGACTCCACCCAGGGGATCCGACCCAGCGCCGGCTTCAGCGACTGGGCGTCGCGGCCCCAGAGGATCGCTGCGGTCGGGCCCCCACGTCGTACCAACGCGTCGATGGCGCAGGAGGTGACCTCCTCCCACCCCCGCCCCCGGTGGGAGGCGGCCTCGCCGGGACGGACGGTCAGGACGCGGTTGAGCAGCATCACGCCACGGTCGGCCCATGCCGTCAGGTCGCCGTGGGGGGA
This genomic window from Nocardioides cynanchi contains:
- a CDS encoding uracil-DNA glycosylase, with product MAPDWAEALAPVDEQVGLLGRFLRAELAAGRRYLPAGDDVFKAFRRPLADVRVLVVGQDPYPTPGHPIGLSFAVAPDVRPLPGSLRNIFQELSVDLGIPPSPHGDLTAWADRGVMLLNRVLTVRPGEAASHRGRGWEEVTSCAIDALVRRGGPTAAILWGRDAQSLKPALGRIPWVESAHPSPLSASRGFFGSRPFSRVNRLLEDQGAPPVDWSLPPLAE
- a CDS encoding dioxygenase, whose amino-acid sequence is MSDRMPALYLGHGAPPLLDDPLWSSQLAGLAADLPRPKAILIVSAHWESAPVMLSADGAPLVYDFGGFAERYYRMTYRTPPATALAQGVAAMMPAGEPVHQHASRGLDHGAWVPLKIMYPDGDIPVLQMSLPTSDPARLLALGQTLRPLRDEGVLIIGSGFLTHGLPFLTEFRIDAAAPGWSTEFDAWAGEALARGDVDTLASYQSKAPGMPYAHPTVEHYTPLFVTLGASTDPEVPGEQLFEGFWMGLSKRSLQVA